Proteins co-encoded in one Populus trichocarpa isolate Nisqually-1 chromosome 10, P.trichocarpa_v4.1, whole genome shotgun sequence genomic window:
- the LOC7460724 gene encoding small heat shock protein, chloroplastic, with protein sequence MIKMSHALSNLSLSLPLPSMKGASSRNLHGIAFSYNHNHKSNNNMKAMAAESRENLDHLQRARKNPQQSQHKKRVAPAAPIGLWDRFPTARTVQQMMETMERVMEDPFVYSGRWPSPLPVEGSGYSRGRTPWEIKEGEDEYKMRFDMPGMTKEDVKVWVEEKMLVVKAEKVPQKTVNGVENGEEEEGEWSAKSYGRYSSRIALPENIQFEKITAEVKDGVLYITIPKASATAKIHDINVQ encoded by the exons ATGATCAAAATGTCTCACGCACTGTCAAATTTAAGCCTCTCTCTTCCTCTGCCATCAATGAAGGGTGCTTCTTCAAGAAACCTTCATGGCATAGCATTTAGctacaaccacaaccacaagaGCAACAACAACATGAAGGCCATGGCAGCAGAGAGCAGAGAGAATCTTGACCACTTGCAGAGAGCCAGGAAGAACCCTCAACAATCTCAACACAAGAAAAGAGTGGCCCCTGCTGCACCAATAG GGTTATGGGACAGGTTTCCTACTGCAAGAACAGTGCAGCAGATGATGGAGACAATGGAGAGGGTGATGGAGGACCCATTTGTCTACTCAGGTAGGTGGCCATCACCATTACCTGTAGAGGGGAGTGGGTACAGCAGAGGAAGGACACCATGGGAGATAAAAGAGGGTGAAGATGAGTACAAGATGAGGTTTGATATGCCAGGAATGACTAAAGAAGATGTGAAAGTTTGGGTTGAGGAGAAGATGCTCGTTGTTAAGGCTGAGAAGGTGCCCCAGAAGACGGTGAATGGCGTAGAgaatggagaagaagaggaggGAGAGTGGTCTGCAAAGAGTTATGGCAGGTATAGCAGTAGAATTGCTCTGCCAGAGAATATTCAATTTGAGAAGATCACTGCTGAAGTTAAAGATGGGGTTTTGTATATAACTATACCTAAAGCTAGTGCCACTGCCAAGATTCATGATATCAATGTTCAGTGA